The window CGCGAATCATCCCGAGAGCGACATCGATCGCGTAAACCTGTTGGTGGTACTTGGCCATTTCATCGTCGTAATCGGTGTCGTATTTCCACTCGCTGAACCGAGGGTATTGCCGACCGAGTTTGCTTTGCGGCGCCAGGTGCTTGCTGTATTCGCGTCCAAAGTTCAACGGTTTGGTGAATTGTTTTCCTGCGTAAACATGATCAAAGCGTGGGTCCGGCGTCGCCGGTTTGTGGGGTGCTTTGAAGCTGATCGACAAACAGAACGGTTGGTCTTGTTTCGTCGCTTCGCGGATGACGTCTTTCCCGAAGGCTGCGTAAGAAAGCGTGGAGTGGGGATACTGTTTGGCATACTTCCGCATCGACTCATTTTTGGCGGTCGCGTAGTTCGTTTGGCCCGGACCGCCGCCCCAAAAATCAAAGTCGTCTTCGCACAAACCTTTGCCGTCCACGACCAGTCCAAACTTGCCCGCGAATGCGGTGAGATAACCTGCCTCGCGCAGGAGAACCGGATATGACTTGGCCCAAACTTCTTGACGCATGTTTCCGTGTTCGAAATTGCAGCCAGTTTTGTATTCGTACATGCCTGTAAACACATTGGCCCGGCTGGCCATGCAGATTGCCGTGGTGTTGTAGTGCTTGTCAAACAGCACGCCATCGCGAGCGAGTTGGTCCATGCTGGGTGTCAGGACGTCTTGGTTCCCATAGCAGCCAACGGAGTAGGTGGATTGGTCGTCCGCGAACAGGAAGACGATGTTGGGTGATGTTTTGGCGTTGTTCGTCTCGGTGCGTTCGTTTTGTTGAGCGGACGCGGGGATGCCAAACGTTCCGCAAGCGAACAGGACGCCGAGGATGAGAGCAAGGTAGTGATTCATAGGAGGGTTCATTGAAGAGGTTCTTGGAGATGTTCGGAGGAGTCTTCTTTGATCAGCCCGGCCTTTGTATGGTCCCAACCCGCAAAGCCTAAACGTAGTGCCGGGGAATCCAGGCTCAGTCGGAAGTCGCCATTGGCGGGATCCACAAACAACGGATCGACGGCCAAGCTTTGCGTGTCGACCCCGTCTCGCCTTTGCTTTTCTAACATCTGCTCGCCCAAGGCAGGGTCGCTGGCGCAATAGTAGATGTTGTGATCGGTGTCGGCGTCTTTGGATCGAGCCAAGGCCCTGCCTCGCCGATCCTCACTGGTTCTGCCTTTGCCAGGAGGCAACTCATCGATGAACGTGCAGACGTCTGACGAGGAGTAGAAAATGTTCCGCTGGATCGTTGCTCCGGTGAGCGGGCCTTCGCGAACCGAGAGGTAATAACCTCGAGGCGGAGCGATGATGTCGGCCACGATGTTGTTCTCAACACGCGTGTTCAACTTCATCAGGATGCCTTGGGACGTGCACT of the Rhodopirellula baltica SH 1 genome contains:
- a CDS encoding sulfatase family protein, coding for MNHYLALILGVLFACGTFGIPASAQQNERTETNNAKTSPNIVFLFADDQSTYSVGCYGNQDVLTPSMDQLARDGVLFDKHYNTTAICMASRANVFTGMYEYKTGCNFEHGNMRQEVWAKSYPVLLREAGYLTAFAGKFGLVVDGKGLCEDDFDFWGGGPGQTNYATAKNESMRKYAKQYPHSTLSYAAFGKDVIREATKQDQPFCLSISFKAPHKPATPDPRFDHVYAGKQFTKPLNFGREYSKHLAPQSKLGRQYPRFSEWKYDTDYDDEMAKYHQQVYAIDVALGMIRDELKAQGISDNTVVIYTSDNGYICGSHGYGSKVLPMEESSRVPLIIYDPRSPLNGQQHRCNELTGNIDFAPTILEFAGLPAPSNMDGKSLIKLLRSPEQDGHEQMSFINVFGPLPTHSLTCLTKRYKYTYWWYGDDQMQPTEELFDTQNDPLELVNLASDSESSAVLETMRTRYDEEVAKWKQQAVNYNDYQRYGTLFDRTISMDDKQPFLKRQAKRKSK